Proteins co-encoded in one Nitrospiria bacterium genomic window:
- the gatA gene encoding Asp-tRNA(Asn)/Glu-tRNA(Gln) amidotransferase subunit GatA: MSTPDYHKLSLHELSLRLQKQEVKAVEILDSIFDRIDQVEGRVHSYVTLMREEAFRQAKAADMQLAGGNSQSPLMGIPVALKDNLCTLGVRTTCSSKILENFIPPYSATVVNRLQEAGAVFVGKTNLDEFAMGSSTENSAFDTTRNPWDLDRIPGGSSGGSSAAVAADTCIAALGSDTGGSIRQPAACCGVVGLKPTYGRVSRFGLIAFASSLDQIGPLTKNVMDSALMMNVIAGFDPLDSTSADIPVPDYTQGLEGGVQGMTFGIPKEYFKQGGDEEVSSAVQKAISHLEKLGAKTREISLPHTDYAVATYYILATAEASSNLARYDGVKFGYRTQEAKDLFEMYVKSRAEGFGAEVKRRIMLGTYALSSGYYDAYYAKAQKVRSLIKRDFDQAFQEVDAIVTPTAPTAAFKVGEKVEDPLQMYLSDIFTISVNLAGIPGISLPCGFTSHQLPIGLQLLGKPFDEAGLLKTAFALEREMGCLDKRPPLT, encoded by the coding sequence ATGTCAACCCCAGATTATCATAAACTGTCTCTTCATGAATTATCCCTCCGTCTTCAAAAACAAGAAGTCAAAGCGGTGGAGATTCTTGATTCCATTTTTGACCGGATTGATCAGGTGGAAGGGAGGGTCCATTCCTACGTCACCTTAATGAGGGAGGAAGCATTCCGTCAAGCAAAAGCAGCGGATATGCAACTTGCCGGGGGAAATTCTCAATCGCCTCTTATGGGAATTCCGGTTGCTCTTAAAGACAACCTATGCACATTGGGGGTGCGAACCACCTGCTCATCCAAAATTTTAGAAAATTTTATCCCACCGTATAGCGCCACCGTTGTGAACCGTTTGCAGGAAGCAGGAGCGGTGTTCGTTGGAAAAACCAACCTAGACGAGTTCGCCATGGGTTCCTCCACAGAAAACTCCGCTTTTGATACCACCCGAAATCCATGGGATTTAGATAGAATTCCTGGGGGTTCCAGTGGGGGATCGTCGGCCGCAGTGGCTGCGGATACCTGTATTGCGGCTTTGGGTTCTGATACTGGAGGTTCCATAAGGCAGCCTGCGGCTTGTTGCGGTGTGGTGGGGTTGAAACCAACCTATGGGCGGGTTTCCAGGTTTGGTTTAATTGCCTTTGCATCCTCATTGGATCAGATTGGGCCCTTAACCAAAAATGTGATGGATAGCGCATTAATGATGAATGTCATTGCTGGTTTTGATCCTTTGGATTCAACCTCTGCAGACATTCCTGTTCCTGATTATACCCAAGGTCTTGAAGGGGGGGTGCAAGGAATGACCTTTGGGATTCCTAAGGAATATTTTAAACAAGGGGGTGATGAGGAGGTCAGTAGTGCGGTTCAAAAGGCCATTTCGCACTTGGAAAAATTGGGGGCGAAAACCCGGGAAATATCACTGCCCCATACCGATTATGCCGTCGCCACTTATTATATTTTGGCCACCGCAGAGGCCAGTTCGAATCTTGCCCGTTATGACGGCGTGAAGTTTGGGTATAGAACACAGGAAGCCAAAGACCTATTTGAGATGTATGTAAAAAGCCGGGCTGAGGGTTTTGGGGCGGAAGTAAAAAGAAGGATTATGCTGGGAACCTATGCTTTAAGTTCGGGGTATTATGATGCCTATTATGCGAAAGCCCAAAAGGTGAGAAGTTTAATCAAGCGTGATTTTGACCAAGCCTTCCAAGAGGTGGATGCCATTGTAACCCCGACGGCCCCGACGGCGGCTTTTAAAGTGGGAGAGAAGGTGGAAGATCCACTTCAAATGTACCTTTCTGATATTTTCACGATTTCCGTGAACCTTGCGGGGATACCAGGTATTTCTCTACCCTGCGGTTTTACTTCCCATCAATTGCCCATTGGCCTCCAGTTGTTGGGGAAACCCTTT
- the panD gene encoding aspartate 1-decarboxylase: MLRQMLRSKIHRATVTEADLNYDGSITIDEGLMQKAGILPYEQVMVSNLNNGERFETYVIPGPKDSGQVILNGPTARKGVVGDKIVVFCYEYYNEEEIKRFKPTIVKVDEKNRAVS; the protein is encoded by the coding sequence ATGCTAAGACAAATGTTGCGGTCCAAGATACATCGGGCCACGGTGACAGAAGCCGATCTAAATTATGATGGGAGCATTACCATCGATGAAGGGTTGATGCAAAAGGCAGGGATCCTTCCCTATGAACAGGTCATGGTTTCCAATTTGAATAATGGGGAGCGTTTTGAAACCTATGTCATCCCAGGGCCGAAAGACTCGGGACAGGTCATTCTCAATGGACCCACGGCTCGAAAGGGGGTTGTCGGGGATAAAATTGTGGTTTTTTGTTATGAATATTATAACGAAGAGGAAATCAAACGGTTTAAACCCACCATTGTTAAGGTGGATGAGAAGAACCGAGCGGTGAGTTAA
- the gatC gene encoding Asp-tRNA(Asn)/Glu-tRNA(Gln) amidotransferase subunit GatC, producing MKIQKKEVEHVAKLARLVFSEKEKELFGQQLSSILTYIEKLNELDTSNVEPTTHVVPLHNVFREDEVRPSLSAESALSNAPEKTDGFYRVPKIIED from the coding sequence ATGAAAATTCAAAAAAAAGAAGTGGAACACGTTGCGAAACTGGCCCGCCTGGTTTTTTCGGAAAAGGAAAAGGAACTGTTTGGCCAGCAACTCAGCAGTATCCTGACTTATATTGAAAAATTAAATGAACTCGATACATCCAACGTAGAACCGACAACCCATGTGGTTCCCCTTCATAATGTATTTAGAGAAGACGAAGTGAGGCCCTCTCTCAGTGCTGAATCGGCTTTGTCCAATGCCCCTGAAAAAACGGATGGCTTTTATCGTGTTCCCAAGATTATAGAGGATTAG